The Punica granatum isolate Tunisia-2019 chromosome 4, ASM765513v2, whole genome shotgun sequence genome has a window encoding:
- the LOC116205846 gene encoding uncharacterized protein LOC116205846 isoform X1 — protein MHCIRFGYSVLPPKISRLSSLSLSHRNLRAALDAELSQVDVSKYLTREAMEQLYSCRFCVNMLREAFRPVETHFIRASTKDRDLKGSNSNIAFSMTKNESQDNLNDGDSVLHPPHVRFQKFGVGVSRSPFSVRLVLHRKSSFRNRTKKRPDAVLGGGSSHELLEGGRQSNLTQMDLLLNLSLSGEHCLLRNDHELYQEHLKPGYRLYDQQNFDLPICYSSKVEEMMALPESMRQACDLFYSPPRRTMIGRRKKLLILDINGLLADIVSPPPKECKADIKIARRAVFKRPFCTDFMKFCFERFDVGIWSSRTRKNVEKVVDYLMGDMKRNLLFCWDLSHCTPTRFNTLENRHKALVFKEVRRIWEKYDPNLPWERGYYNESNTLLLDDSPYKALLNPPHTAIFPRSFSFQNKSDTSLGHGGDLQVYLEELAAATDVQKYVAQHPFGQRAITEGSSSWGFYLRVLKSVTRRYNTCLYHQPCLRC, from the exons ATGCATTGTATCCGTTTCGGTTACTCGGTCCTGCCACCAAAAATCTCTcgtctctcttctctctctctctctcatcggAATCTCAGAGCAGCATTGGACGCTGAGCTCTCGCAG GTGGATGTTTCGAAGTACTTAACTCGGGAAGCAATGGAACAGTTGTATAGTTGCAG GTTCTGTGTGAATATGCTCAGAGAGGCTTTTAGACCTGTTGAAACCCACTTTATTAGAGCAAGCACCAAGGATAGAGATCTGAAAGGTTCCAACAGCAATATTGCATTTTCTATGACCAAGAATGAGTCCCAAGATAATCTCAATGATGGAGATTCAGTACTGCATCCTCCACATGTCAGATTCCAAAAATTTGGTGTGGGAGTATCCAGAAGTCCTTTCAGTGTGAGATTGGTACTTCACAGGAAATCAAGTTTCAGGAATAGGACTAAGAAGAGACCTGATGCAGTACTTGGAGGTGGTTCATCCCATGAATTGCTTGAGGGGGGAAGGCAGTCAAATCTTACGCAAATGGATCTCCTATTAAATCTTAGTCTTTCAGGTGAACATTGTCTGTTAAGAAATGATCATGAGTTATATCAAGAACATCTCAAGCCAGGATATAGGCTCTACGATCAGCAGAACTTTGATCTACCCATATGTTACTCTAGCAAGGTAGAAGAAATGATGGCATTGCCAGAAAGTATGAGACAAGCTTGTGACTTATTTTATTCTCCCCCCAGAAGGACAATGATAGGTCGCAGGAAAAAACTTCTCATTCTTGACATAAATGGGCTTCTTGCTGATATAGTTTCTCCACCTCCAAAGGAGTGCAAGGCAGATATCAAAATTGCTAGGCGGGCAG TTTTCAAGAGACCATTCTGCACAGACTTCatgaaattttgttttgagAGATTTGATGTGGGCATTTGGTCATCAAGGACCAG GAAGAACGTTGAGAAAGTGGTCGATTATCTCATGGGGGATATGAAGCGTAACCTACTCTTTTGTTGG GATCTCTCTCATTGCACCCCCACGAGGTTCAATACACTTGAGAACAGGCACAAGGCTCTGGTTTTTAAAGAAGTGAGAAGAATTTGGGAGAAGTATGATCCTAATCTTCCATGGGAAAGGGGCTACTACAATGAATCTAACACATTATTATTGGATGATTCTCCTTACAAAGCTTTGCTTAACCCT CCGCACACTGCCATCTTCCCCCGGTCATTCAGTTTTCAGAATAAGAGCGACACTTCGTTAG GTCATGGAGGCGATCTTCAAGTTTACCTGGAAGAGTTAGCAGCTGCAACTGATGTACAGAAGTACGTAGCGCAACACCCATTTGGTCAAAGAGCAATCACAGAGGGAAGCTCATCCTGGGGCTTCTACCTGAGGGTCCTCAAATCAGTAACTCGCCGATATAACACTTGCCTGTACCATCAGCCTTGCCTGAGATGTTGA
- the LOC116205846 gene encoding uncharacterized protein LOC116205846 isoform X2, translated as MEQLYSCRFCVNMLREAFRPVETHFIRASTKDRDLKGSNSNIAFSMTKNESQDNLNDGDSVLHPPHVRFQKFGVGVSRSPFSVRLVLHRKSSFRNRTKKRPDAVLGGGSSHELLEGGRQSNLTQMDLLLNLSLSGEHCLLRNDHELYQEHLKPGYRLYDQQNFDLPICYSSKVEEMMALPESMRQACDLFYSPPRRTMIGRRKKLLILDINGLLADIVSPPPKECKADIKIARRAVFKRPFCTDFMKFCFERFDVGIWSSRTRKNVEKVVDYLMGDMKRNLLFCWDLSHCTPTRFNTLENRHKALVFKEVRRIWEKYDPNLPWERGYYNESNTLLLDDSPYKALLNPPHTAIFPRSFSFQNKSDTSLGHGGDLQVYLEELAAATDVQKYVAQHPFGQRAITEGSSSWGFYLRVLKSVTRRYNTCLYHQPCLRC; from the exons ATGGAACAGTTGTATAGTTGCAG GTTCTGTGTGAATATGCTCAGAGAGGCTTTTAGACCTGTTGAAACCCACTTTATTAGAGCAAGCACCAAGGATAGAGATCTGAAAGGTTCCAACAGCAATATTGCATTTTCTATGACCAAGAATGAGTCCCAAGATAATCTCAATGATGGAGATTCAGTACTGCATCCTCCACATGTCAGATTCCAAAAATTTGGTGTGGGAGTATCCAGAAGTCCTTTCAGTGTGAGATTGGTACTTCACAGGAAATCAAGTTTCAGGAATAGGACTAAGAAGAGACCTGATGCAGTACTTGGAGGTGGTTCATCCCATGAATTGCTTGAGGGGGGAAGGCAGTCAAATCTTACGCAAATGGATCTCCTATTAAATCTTAGTCTTTCAGGTGAACATTGTCTGTTAAGAAATGATCATGAGTTATATCAAGAACATCTCAAGCCAGGATATAGGCTCTACGATCAGCAGAACTTTGATCTACCCATATGTTACTCTAGCAAGGTAGAAGAAATGATGGCATTGCCAGAAAGTATGAGACAAGCTTGTGACTTATTTTATTCTCCCCCCAGAAGGACAATGATAGGTCGCAGGAAAAAACTTCTCATTCTTGACATAAATGGGCTTCTTGCTGATATAGTTTCTCCACCTCCAAAGGAGTGCAAGGCAGATATCAAAATTGCTAGGCGGGCAG TTTTCAAGAGACCATTCTGCACAGACTTCatgaaattttgttttgagAGATTTGATGTGGGCATTTGGTCATCAAGGACCAG GAAGAACGTTGAGAAAGTGGTCGATTATCTCATGGGGGATATGAAGCGTAACCTACTCTTTTGTTGG GATCTCTCTCATTGCACCCCCACGAGGTTCAATACACTTGAGAACAGGCACAAGGCTCTGGTTTTTAAAGAAGTGAGAAGAATTTGGGAGAAGTATGATCCTAATCTTCCATGGGAAAGGGGCTACTACAATGAATCTAACACATTATTATTGGATGATTCTCCTTACAAAGCTTTGCTTAACCCT CCGCACACTGCCATCTTCCCCCGGTCATTCAGTTTTCAGAATAAGAGCGACACTTCGTTAG GTCATGGAGGCGATCTTCAAGTTTACCTGGAAGAGTTAGCAGCTGCAACTGATGTACAGAAGTACGTAGCGCAACACCCATTTGGTCAAAGAGCAATCACAGAGGGAAGCTCATCCTGGGGCTTCTACCTGAGGGTCCTCAAATCAGTAACTCGCCGATATAACACTTGCCTGTACCATCAGCCTTGCCTGAGATGTTGA
- the LOC116205846 gene encoding uncharacterized protein LOC116205846 isoform X3, protein MLREAFRPVETHFIRASTKDRDLKGSNSNIAFSMTKNESQDNLNDGDSVLHPPHVRFQKFGVGVSRSPFSVRLVLHRKSSFRNRTKKRPDAVLGGGSSHELLEGGRQSNLTQMDLLLNLSLSGEHCLLRNDHELYQEHLKPGYRLYDQQNFDLPICYSSKVEEMMALPESMRQACDLFYSPPRRTMIGRRKKLLILDINGLLADIVSPPPKECKADIKIARRAVFKRPFCTDFMKFCFERFDVGIWSSRTRKNVEKVVDYLMGDMKRNLLFCWDLSHCTPTRFNTLENRHKALVFKEVRRIWEKYDPNLPWERGYYNESNTLLLDDSPYKALLNPPHTAIFPRSFSFQNKSDTSLGHGGDLQVYLEELAAATDVQKYVAQHPFGQRAITEGSSSWGFYLRVLKSVTRRYNTCLYHQPCLRC, encoded by the exons ATGCTCAGAGAGGCTTTTAGACCTGTTGAAACCCACTTTATTAGAGCAAGCACCAAGGATAGAGATCTGAAAGGTTCCAACAGCAATATTGCATTTTCTATGACCAAGAATGAGTCCCAAGATAATCTCAATGATGGAGATTCAGTACTGCATCCTCCACATGTCAGATTCCAAAAATTTGGTGTGGGAGTATCCAGAAGTCCTTTCAGTGTGAGATTGGTACTTCACAGGAAATCAAGTTTCAGGAATAGGACTAAGAAGAGACCTGATGCAGTACTTGGAGGTGGTTCATCCCATGAATTGCTTGAGGGGGGAAGGCAGTCAAATCTTACGCAAATGGATCTCCTATTAAATCTTAGTCTTTCAGGTGAACATTGTCTGTTAAGAAATGATCATGAGTTATATCAAGAACATCTCAAGCCAGGATATAGGCTCTACGATCAGCAGAACTTTGATCTACCCATATGTTACTCTAGCAAGGTAGAAGAAATGATGGCATTGCCAGAAAGTATGAGACAAGCTTGTGACTTATTTTATTCTCCCCCCAGAAGGACAATGATAGGTCGCAGGAAAAAACTTCTCATTCTTGACATAAATGGGCTTCTTGCTGATATAGTTTCTCCACCTCCAAAGGAGTGCAAGGCAGATATCAAAATTGCTAGGCGGGCAG TTTTCAAGAGACCATTCTGCACAGACTTCatgaaattttgttttgagAGATTTGATGTGGGCATTTGGTCATCAAGGACCAG GAAGAACGTTGAGAAAGTGGTCGATTATCTCATGGGGGATATGAAGCGTAACCTACTCTTTTGTTGG GATCTCTCTCATTGCACCCCCACGAGGTTCAATACACTTGAGAACAGGCACAAGGCTCTGGTTTTTAAAGAAGTGAGAAGAATTTGGGAGAAGTATGATCCTAATCTTCCATGGGAAAGGGGCTACTACAATGAATCTAACACATTATTATTGGATGATTCTCCTTACAAAGCTTTGCTTAACCCT CCGCACACTGCCATCTTCCCCCGGTCATTCAGTTTTCAGAATAAGAGCGACACTTCGTTAG GTCATGGAGGCGATCTTCAAGTTTACCTGGAAGAGTTAGCAGCTGCAACTGATGTACAGAAGTACGTAGCGCAACACCCATTTGGTCAAAGAGCAATCACAGAGGGAAGCTCATCCTGGGGCTTCTACCTGAGGGTCCTCAAATCAGTAACTCGCCGATATAACACTTGCCTGTACCATCAGCCTTGCCTGAGATGTTGA
- the LOC116205849 gene encoding endochitinase EP3-like has protein sequence MALLQHRRGLLWQRMPVQPLLCLPNDTGPQWHVTSSVLDAASNYPQFGTVGSADDSRREIAAFFAHVTHNTGHFCNIEETDGALRDYCDDSNTQYPCNPNKRYYGRGPIQISWNFNYGPAGQSVGFDGLNSHETVAQDPVISFRTAFWFWMKNIHSMITSGQGFGSTIRAISVGECGGGDTTAGQARVQYYTDYCCQFGVSLGNNLTC, from the exons ATGGCGCTACTGCAGCACAGAAGGGGACTGCTTTGGCAGCGGATGCCAGTCCAGCCCCTGCTATGCCTACCCAATGACACCGGCCCCCAGTGGCATGTCACGTCTTCAGTCCTCGATGCAGCGAGCAATTATCCACAGTTTGGCACAGTAGGGTCAGCCGACGATTCGAGGCGCGAGATTGCCGCCTTCTTTGCTCACGTTACTCATAATACAGGAC ACTTCTGCAACATCGAAGAGACAGACGGGGCGTTGAGGGACTACTGCGATGACTCCAACACGCAGTATCCTTGTAACCCGAACAAGCGCTATTATGGCCGAGGTCCGATCCAGATATCGTGGAACTTCAACTACGGCCCTGCTGGACAAAGCGTCGGGTTTGATGGGCTGAACTCCCATGAGACTGTGGCCCAGGATCCGGTCATATCTTTCAGGACCGCCTTCTGGTTTTGGATGAAGAACATCCACTCGATGATAACTTCAGGTCAGGGGTTCGGGTCAACAATCCGAGCCATCAGCGTCGGAGAGTGCGGAGGCGGAGACACCACTGCCGGGCAGGCCCGAGTCCAATATTACACTGATTATTGCTGTCAGTTCGGGGTCTCTCTGGGCAATAACCTCACTTGCTAG